A region of the Elusimicrobiota bacterium genome:
CACGATCAAGCCCGGGCAGTCCTTCTCGCTCTCACGCATCCGCAAGAGCCGGGAACGCATCATGAACCTGGGCTTCATCGACGACGTGGACGTGGACATCCAGCCCACCCCGGACCCGAACAAGGTTGACCTCGCCTTCGACGTCACGGAGGGCAAGCCCGGCATGCTGACCGCCGGCGCGGCCTACTCCTCCATCGACGGGCTCATCGGGACGCTCTCCCTGCAGCACATGAACCTCTTCGGCCGGGCTCAGCGCGCCTCCTTGCAGTGGTCGTTCGGCAAGCGAGTCCAGGACTATTCGGCCAGCTGGATGACGCCCTGGGTCAAGGACAAACCCATCAGCCTCGGCCTCGACGCATTCAACACCCGCCGCATCAGCCCCTACTCCACGAGCCTCTCCGCCTATATCCAGAGGCGGACCGGCGGCACCATCAGGCTGGGGCCGCGCTTCCAGGAAGACAAGTACCACCTGAACCTGACCTACACCCTATCCAAGGTCTCCATAGAGAACGTGGAGAGCGCCTTCCTGGGCACGCTCAGCCCCGGCACCAGCATCTACTCCTCCCTGACCGCCGAGCTCGCCCGGGACACGCGCGACAACATCTGGGATCCCACGCACGGCACGCGGCACGCCATCGGCGTGGCTCTCACGGGCGGACCGCTCATGGGGGATGTGCACTTCCTCAAGCCGTGGCTGACCGACGCGGCCTACTGGACCCCCTTCACGGTGGGCGACGAGGATTGGCCGATCGTGCTGGGCGCCTCGAACCGCGCTTCCTACGTCAGCCAGTTCGGGGAGACCAAGGAAGTCCCGGTCTTCGAGCGCTTCTTCATCGGCGGGCAGGACACCTTGCGCGGCTACAACGCGACGGGCGAGGCGGGCTTCCCCACCGGGGGCAAGGTCTACGACATCTTCAACATCGAGCTGGGAGTTCCCCTGGCCCGCGAGCACAAGAAGAGCATCGTCAAGCTCGTGGGCTTCTTCGACATGGGCGGCTCCTGGGACCGCATCCGGGACATCAGCGCGCGCATCGGCCCGGACCTGCGCGACCTCAAGACCGACGCCGGCATCGGGATCCGCTTCGTCACTCCGGCCTTCCCCATCCGCCTGGACTGGGGCTATGGCTTCAATCACCGTCCGGGCGAAAGACTCTACCAGATCAACTTCGGAATGGGGAACCTCTTCTGATGAAAACACGATTGCTGGCCGCTGCCGTGCTCCTGGGCCTGTCCTGGCCCGTCCGGGTGGGAGCCATCGAACTCTCGCTGGAGGAGAACAAGGCCGAGCGCGGCAACATCGGCTACGTGGACACCCAGCGGATCTTCAAGCTCTTCCCCGAGACCCTAAAAGCCAAGGAGAACTTCGAGGAGGCCGTGCGCCAGGCCGAGGACCAGGTCAACCTGCGCAAAGCCGAGGCCCTGCGCCTGCGCAAGGAGCTCGACGCCCTCAAGGTCGAGCGCGAGGTCCTGGCGAGATCCACGCCCATGGCCCCCGCGGCGCCCCCGCCCGTCTCCACCCACGCGGCGGCCGCCGTCCCGGCCGTCATCTCCGCCGCCGCAGCCGCCATGCCGGTCGTCGCTTCCACGGCCGCAGCCGCCGTCCCTATCGTCAAGTCCACCGCGGCGGCCGCCGCCCCGATCGTGCTGTCCACCGCCGCCGCAGCCCAGCCCCTGATCATCAATCTTCCCGGCGCCACCACCGGACCGGTGGTGGTCGCGCCGCCGGCCGGGCCCCCGGCTGCTCCGGCGCCGACGATCACGACCGCCGCAGTCTTGCCCGTTGCCCCGCTTGCCGCCGCTCCGCTCGTGTCAACGGCCGCCGCGCTGGCCGCGCTCGATGAGAAGATCGCGCAGAAGACGCGCGAGTTCGAGCGCAAGCAAGCCCAGGCCCGGGACGAGCAGGAATCCGCCGAGAAGAACCTTTTGGACCTGGAAAGCCGAAAATCCGAGATCCTGCTGGGCAAGATCTACAAGGCCGTGCAGGAAGTCGCCCGCCGGGAGGGTGTCAGCGTCGTCGTGGACAAGACCGGCATCCTCTACGGCCACAATGCCGTTGACCTGACGGAGAAGGTCCTCAAGTACCTCAAGGGAGGCTAGGTGGGAATCAACGAAGCGACGACCCTCACGTTGGGACAGACCGCAGCCGAGATCGCCGAGCTCGTGGGCGGCGAGCTCCAAGGCGAGGCCGGCCTCATGATCACCGGGATCAAAGGCCTTCATGAGGCCGGGCCGCAGGACCTCTCTTATCTGGACTTGGCCCACGCGAAGTACCTGGCCGCCGCGGCCGCGACCAAGGCCGGGTGCGTGCTCCTGCCCGCCGCGAACCGTCAGATCGCCTGTCCCACCCAGGCCCGGATCTACGTCCCGGACACCCAGTACGCGGTCACTTTGGTCCTGGACCTCCTCGCCTCCCGCAGGTCCAAAGCCCCGGTCGGCATAGACCCGAGGGCGCAAGTCCACTCCGAGGCCCGTCTCGGCGCCGGCGTCTCGGTGGGCCCCTTCACCGTCATCGAGCGCGGGGCCGGCATCGGCGACGGGGCCGTCATCGCCGCCCAGTGCTACATCGGGGAGAACGCCCGGATCGGGAGCTCCTCCCGCCTCTACCCTCAGGTCACGGTGCGGGAAGACTGCGTCATCGGAGACCGCTGCATCCTCCATGCCGGCGTGGTCGTCGGGGCCGACGGCTACGGCTTCCACACCGACCGCAAGACCGGCCGGCACCGCAAGATCCAGCAGTTGGGCAACGTGGTGGTCCAGGACGACGTGGAGATCGGCGCCAACACCACGCTGGACCGCGGCAAGCTTCCCAGCGACTCCACCACGATCGGGGCCGGCACCAAGATCGATAATCTTGTGCAGATCGGCCACAACTGCAGGATCGGCCGGGGTTGCCTCATCGTGGCCCAGGTCGGCATCGCAGGCTCCACGACGATCGGCGACTTCGTCGTCCTGGGGGGACAGGTCGGCATCGCAGGCCACCTGCGCATCGGCGACGGCGTCCAGATCGGCGCCCAGAGCGGCATCATGACGGACGTGGCGCCAGGGCAGATCCTCTTCGGCTATCCGGCCCGGCCGCACCGGGAGGCCTTCAAGCTCCAGGCCCTCTACGCCAAGCTCCCCGAGATGCACGCGGCCCTGCGCGAACTGCGCCGCAAGCTCGGAATCGGGACGGATGGTCCCGCTCAAAAACCGGAGGCATGACATGACCCTGAACCCCAGACAGACGACGCTCAGAGAAGAGACGACCCTCAAAGGCGTCGGCCTGCACACCGGCAACCGCTCTCAGATCACCTTCCGCCCGGCTCCGGCCAACGCCGGATTGCGGTTCTTCCGGACCGACCTGCCCGGCATGCCCATGATCCCCGCGCGCCTCGAATTCGTGATCACCACGGTGCGGGGCACGAACCTGGGCCTGGGCGAGGCGAAAGTGCACACGGTCGAGCACGTCCTCTCCGCCTGCACGGGCGTGGGCCTGGACAACGCCGACATCCTGGTCTCGGCCAACGAGCCCCCCATCCTCGACGGCTCCGCGCTGCCCTTCGTCCAGGCGCTGCGCAAGGCCGGGCTCGCGGACCTCGCCGCGCCCCGGCGCGGGCAGCGCATCCCGGGAGAGGTCGTCTACGCCGACGGCGCCGCCCGCTACCGCGCCGTGCCGGCGCCGGACTTCGCCATCACCGCCACGCTCATCCACGACCATCCCCTGATGCCCCGGATGACCCAGACCATCCGTCTCGACGCGCAGACCTACCTCTCCGAGGTGGCCCCGGCCCGGACCTTCTGCTTCGAGCACGAGGTGGCCTTCCTGCGCTCCCAGGGACTGGCCCAGGGCGGGTCCCTGGACAACGCCATCGTCATCGGCAAGGACAAGTTCCACACCAACGGCGAGGGCCTGCGCTTCCCCGACGAGTTCGTCCGCCACAAGATGCTGGACCTCGTCGGAGACCTCACCCTCATCGGACGGCCGCTGTTCAAGATGCACATCGAGGCGCAGTGCCTGGGACACGCGCACAACGTGGAGTTCGCCAAGCGCCTCGCCGCCGCCGCCGCTTCCCTGCGGCGCAAATCCGTGTCCGTGGAGGCCTGAATGCACGAAGAGAGGACCGAACCGAAGGACCTGCCCCCCATCGTCAAGACGATGGACATCAAGGCCATCCGCAAGGCCATCCCCCACCGCTACCCCTTCCTGCTCGTCGACAAGGTCGAGCTCCTGGAGGGCGGCAAACTGGTCATCGGGACCAAGTGCGTCAGCGGCAACGAGCCCTTCTTCGCGGGGCATTTTCCCGAGCACCCGGTCATGCCGGGAGTCCTCATCATGGAGGCCATGGCCCAGACCGCCGCGGCCATGGTCCTCTCCCGGCCGGATTTCGCCGGCAGGCTCGCCTATTTCATGGGCATCGACGAGGCCAAGTTCCGCCTGCCCGTATTCCCCGGCAGCGTGCTGAGGATGCACCTGGAGGCCCAGCGCATGGGGCGCATCGGCAAGTTCCGCGGCGACGCCTACGTGGACGGCAAGCTCGCGGCCGAAGCCACGCTGACCTTCGCCGTGGTCGACAAGGAGGCCTGATGAGCATCCATGCGACGGCTGTCGTACACCCCACCGCCAAGCTCGATCCGAGCGTCGAGGTGGGCCCCCACGCCGTCATCGGTCCCGAGACCGTGATCGGGCCGGGTTGCCTCATCGGCCCGCACTGCGTCGTGGAGTACGCGACCTTGGGCCGCGAGAACCGCCTGGTGGCCTCCTGCTTCGTGGGCGGCCCGCCGCAGGACCTCCATTACAAGGGCGAGCCCACGCGCCTGGTCATGGGCGACCGCAACATCGTGCGCGAAGGCGTGACCTTGAACCGCGGCACGACGGCCACCAACGAGACGCGCATCGGCTCCGGCTGCCTGTTCATGGCCCTCTCGCACGTGGCGCATGACTGCCGGGTCGGCAACAACGTCATCATGGCCAACGCCACCGGCCTGGCCGGCCACGTGCAGATCGCCGACGGCGCCATCCTCTCGACGATGATCGGGGTCCACCAATTCACGCGCATCGGCCGCCTGGTCATGGTCAGCGCGGGCTCCATGATCGGCAAGGACATCCCGCCCTTCTGCGTGGCCCAAGGCGACCGGGCTCATCTGCGCGGACTCAACATCATCGGCTTGCGGCGGGCGGGCTTCACCCCCGCCGTCATCCGGGCGCTGAAGAACGCCTACGTCGACCTGTTCCAGCCCGGCCTGCGCCTGGAGGAGGCCGCGGCGAAGCTGCGCGCCTCCAACCCCGGCCCCGAAGTCACGGAATTCCTGGACTTCATCTCCCAGGGCAAACGCGGCATCACGCGGCCCAAGGCGGGCGCGGTCGAAGAAGAGGAGGCCGCGGTCTGAGCGACCCCATCGGCCTGCTCGCCGGCTCCGGACGCTTCCCCCTGCTCTTCGCGGCCGAGGCGCGCCGGATGAGCGTCCCGGTGGTGGCCTTGGGCATCAAAGACGTCACCGACCCGGCCCTGGAGGGCCTGGCCGGCAAGGTCCAGTACTTCCCTTTGGGGCAGCTCTCCAAGCCCATCGCGGCCCTGAAGGCGGCGGGCGTACGGCGGGCGGTCATGGTGGGCAAGGTCCAGCACGTCTCGCTCTTCGGCGGGGTGATGCCCGACCTGCGCGCGATCAAGGTCCTGGCCTCCCTGAAGGACAAACGCACGGACACCATCCTGCGGGCCGTGGCCGACGAGTTCGCCAAGGACGGCATCGAGCTGCTCTCGTCGGCCACGTTCCTCTCGCACCTGCTGGTCCCGCAGGGGCCGCTGACCCGGCGCCGGCCCACGGCCGCGGAACTGGCCGACTTCCGCCTGGGCTGGTCGGCGGCCAAGGCCGTGGCCGGCTTCGACATCGGCCAGACCGTCGTGGTCAAGGACGGGGCGGTCATCGCGGTGGAAGCCATGGAAGGGACCGATGCCGCCATCCTCAGAGCGCGGGACTTGGCGCGCTCCCAAGGCCGGGAGACCGCGCTCACCGTGGTCAAGGTGGCCAAGCCCAGGCAGGACCTGCGCTTCGATATCCCGGTCCTGGGGCTCGACTCGCTTGCGATATTCGCCGAAGCCGGAGTCTCGGCCGTGGCTGTGGAGGCCGGGACCACGCTCATCTTCGACAAGGACGAGTTCCTCCGCCGTGCCGACGGCCAGAAGCTGGCTGTCGTCGGCCTGCCCGCCGGAGGCCCTGAGGGGGCGATATGACCCACGATTCCCGCATCAAGATCGGAGTCCTCGGCGCCGGCAAGATCGGCACGCTGCACGCCAAGGTCCTGACCAAGACCCCGGATTTCGAGCTGGTCGGCGTCTGCGACACCAACCTCTGGCGCGCGCAGCTCGCGGCCTGGCAATGCAACACGGTGGCGGTGCGCGACTACCGCGACGTCATCGCCAAGTCCGACGCGGTGATTGTCGGCGTGCCCACACCCCTGCACCACGAGGTGGGGCTGGCCGCCATCCGGGCGGGCAAGCACGTCCTCATCGAGAAGCCCCTGGCCTCCTCCGTGGATGAGGCCAAGGAGCTGCTGGCCGAGGCCGAGGCTCACAACGTGGTGCTCATGGTCGGGCACGTGGAGCGCTTCAACCCGGTGGTCCTGGAGGCGCTCAAGCACATCCGCAACCCGCGCTTCATCACGGTCGAGCGCCTGGGGCCCTACGACCCCCGCATGAGCCACATCGGCGTGGTCCTCGACCTCATGATCCACGACCTCGACATCCTCCTGACGCTGGTCGGCTCCCCGGTGGACTCCCTGGAAGCCGTGGGCGCGCACCTGCTCAGCCAGAAGGAGGACATCGCCAACGTGCGCGTGCGCTTCAAGTCCGGCTGCATCGCGGACCTGACGGCCAGCCGCATCTCGCTCGACAAGAGCCGCAAGCTGCGGGTGTTCCAGAAGGACTCCTACATCTCCGTGGACTACGGCAATACCACGATCAAGATCGCCAGGAAGAAGTCCGCCGTCATCAAAAGCCTCAAAGACATCGAGGTGATCCGGCCCAAGTTCGTCAAGACCGAGCCGCTGCGCAACGAGCACCTGCATTTCCTCGACTGCATCCGCCACCATCGCAAGCCTTGGCCCAGCGGCGAGCACGGCATCGAGGCCCTCAAGCTCGCCTTGCAGATCTCCGAGGAACTGCAGCGCTACGAGGTCTCCGACTATGCCGAGACGCGGTCCCTGGTCCCGCCCTGGGCCCAGGACCTCGGCCGCATCGCCAAGAGCGTGAGCAAGGACATCCTGCGCGGCGACTGATGGACAGGCCCCTCATCCTCATCGTCGCCGGCGACCCTTCCGGTGACCTGCACGGCGCCGCCCTGGCGCGGGAACTCAAGTCCGGCGGCGCCCGCGTGGCCGCGGTGGGGGGCCCGCTCCTGCGCCGGGAAGCCGACGAGTTCCTGGAGGACCTGGCCTCGCACGCCATCACGGGATTCTGGGAGCCGGTGGCCAAGGTGGGGTTTTTATTGCGGCTGGGCCTGCGCCTGAAGCGCTATCTCATCGCCTGCCGGCCCGCGGCTTTGGTCTGCATAGACTATTACGGCTTCAACCGCCGCGTCCTGGGACTGGCCAAGGCCGCGGGAGTGCCGGCCTACTACTTCATCAGCCCGCAGGTCTGGGCCAGTCGAGCCGGGCGGATAAACACCCTGAAGCGGCTCGTGCGCCGCATGCTGGTCATCTTCCCTTTCGAAGCCAAGCTCTACAGCGCGGCCGGGGTCCCCTGCACCTTCGTAGGCCACCCGCTCCTGGACCTCATCCCGGCCCCCGCCGACCGGCCTGCCCTCAAGCCGCCCTTCACGATCGGCCTTCTGCCGGGCAGCCGGTCCACCGAGGTGCGCCGCCACCTGCCGGTCTTCCTGGAGGCCTTCCAGCGGCTCCGGCAGATCTTCCCGGGCTCCCAGGCCGTGATCTTCGCATCCCCCCATCTGCCGGATTCGGCCTACGCTCCCGCAGCGGGCTTGGCCGAGCTCGTGCGCGAAGAAGGCTACACCCGGCGCGCCGCTCTGGACCTGGCCATGTCCTCCTCGGGCACGGCCACATTGGAGAACGCCCTCCTGGGCGTGCCCATGGTGGTGGTCTACAAGATGTCCTGGCCCACCTACGCCGTGGCCCGGAGCATCATCCAGGTCAAGTACATCGCCATGGCCAACCTGCTGGCCGGCCGGGGCTTGGTGCCGGAGCTCATCCAGGCCGACGCCACGCCGCAGAAGGTGGCCGATGCCGCCCGGGCGCTGCTCGGCGAGCCCGGTCGCTACGCGCGGCTGCGCCAGGACCTGCTGTCCCTGCGCGGGGTCCTGGGTGAGCCGGGCGCGGCCCGGCGCGCCGCGGGCGAGGTGCTCGCCGGCCTGGGCGCCAAGGCGGTCCGCGCATGAACGTCCCGGCGCGCTTCGGGCCCTACCTGCGGCCGCACCGGAGGCGCTTCGCCTGGGCCGTGGCCGCCATGTGCGCGGTGGCCGCCTTCAATGGCGGGGCGGTGCTCCTGCTCAAGCCCATCGTGGACCGCATCTTCATCGCCCGCGACCTGCGCATGCTCTGGCTGGCGGTCCTGGCCGTGCCGCTCCTGATGGCCGGCAAGACCGCGGTCTCCTACGTCCAGAACTACCTCATGAGCTGGATCGGGCAGAGCGTGACCCAGAGCATCCGGGAGGACCTGTTCCGCAACCTGCTGCTGTCCCCGCCGCGCTTGGCGGGCAGCCGCAAGGGAGCGGAGGTGCTTTCGCGCGTGACCAACGACCTGGCCATCATGCAGACCGAACTGGTTTCCGTGCCGCTCTACCTGATCCGAGACTCCATGACCTTGGTGTTCCTGTCCATATCCCTGCTCTATCTGGATTGGCGGCTCGCTCTGCTGGCCCTGGCCGGGACCCCGGCCACGGTCGTGGCCTTCGTGATCCTGAGCCGCAAGATGCGGCGCTACAGCCTGCAGAGCCAGGCCGTGATGGAGCGACTCACGGACCGCTTCGAGGCGAGCCTCAGCGGTGCCTCGACCTTGGACGAGTTCCAAAAAGAGAACGCGGTCTTCTTTTCGCTCATGATGCGCTACCTGCGCGCCACCGCCCTGGCCGCCCCGCTCATGGAGCTCTGCGGTTCGTTGGCCGTGGCCGCGCTCCTCTACTTCGGCGGCCGCGAGGTCATCAACGGCCAGATGACGCCCGGCGCCTTCTTCGCCTTCCTGGGCGCTTTCCTCTCGGCCTACGCGCCGATCAAGAACCTCGCGCGCACGAATTCCGACCTGCAGCGGGCCCTGGCCTCGGGGGAACGCATCTTCGAGCTGCTCGACCGGGCCCCGGCCGCCGCCGTGGAGGCTCGATGACCCCCTTGGGCAAGGAGCAGCTCATCGCCCAGTTCGCGGCCTATGCCCAGCACGTGGACACGGCGATCCTCGGCAAGGCCTACGATTTCTCGGTCCGGGCCCACGCGGACCAGGAGCGGGCCTCCGGCGAGGTCTACTTCGTGCACTGCCAGTCCGTGGCGACGTCCTTGGTGGAATGGAAGATGGACCTGCCCACCATCTGCGCCGGCCTGCTGCACGACACCTTGGAAGACACCCCGGTCACCCAGGAGGCCATGCAAGCGGAGTTCGGCGAAGAGATCACGCGCCTGGTCCTGGGCGTGACCAAGCTCGAACGCCTGCAGTACTCCTCCCGGGACGACGTGCAGGCCGAGAACTGGCGCAAGATGCTCCTGGCCACGGCGCAGGACATCCGCGTCATCGTCATCAAGCTGGCCGACCGCCTGCACAACATGCGCACGCTGGGCTACCTCCCCGAAGACAAGCGGCAGCGCATCGCCCACGAGACCGTCGCCCTTTACGCGCCCCTGGCGCATCGGCTGGGGATGTTCCAGCTCAAGGGCGAGCTGGAGGACCTGGGCTTCAAGCATCTCTGGCCCAAGGAGTTCGCGGACCTGGAGGCCAAGGTCAACGCGATGATGACGGCCCGGGAAGCGACGCTGAAGAAATTCAAGGAATCGCTGGAGAAGGCCTTGGCGGACACGCAGATCGCCCACCGCATCCTCTCGCGCTCCAAGAGCCTCTATTCGATCTACGGGAAGATGCAGCGCCAGAAGAAGCCTTTCGAGGAGATCCAGGACGCGCTGGGGGTGCGCATCATCACGGACACGATCTCCAACTGCTACGCGCTCCTGGGCGTCGTGCACACCCAGTTCAAGCCCGTGGCCGGGAGCTTCACGGACTACATCTCCATCCCCAAGATGAACCTCTACCAGAGCCTGCACACCACCGTGATGGGGCCCGGCGGGGAGCTGGTGGAGATCCAGCTCCGCACGGAGGAGATGCACCGCACCGCGGAGTACGGCATCGCGGCGCACTGGCGCTACAAGACGGCCGAGCACGCCAAGGACGCGCACCTGGAGGAGAAGCTCAACTGGCTGCGGCAATGGATCGAGTGGCTGCAGGACTTGAAGAGCCCCCGCGAGTTCCTCGACAGCCTGAAGACCGACCTGGAGCTCAACCAGGTCTTCGTCTTCACTCCCGCCGGGGAGGTCAAGCCCCTGCCCGCGGGCTCCACCCCGCTGGATTTCGCCTTCGCCGTGCACACGGACATCGGCTACTCCTGCGTGGGAGCCCATGTCAACAACAAGATGGTGCGGCTGGACTACCAGCTCAAATCCGGCGACATCTGCAAGATCATCACCAAGCGGGGCTCTCTGCCCAAGAAGGACTGGCTGATGTTCGTGAAGACCGCCCGGGCGCGCTCCAAGATCCGGCATTTCCTGCGCGAAAAAGGCATCGTCGCCTGACGGTCCTCCCCGTTGTGGGGTGCGCCGAAAATTTGCAGGTAGCCGCCAGACCGGGCGCCCGGGATTGCGCGCCCGGCAATCTCCCGTGAGGGTCCCTCCCTTGGTCCGTTGCTTTTCTGCAACGTCCCTCCCCAACGCGGCGATATAGGGCAGCTATCCCGAACCGTGTTGCTTGGGAGCAACGGACCAAGGGAGGCAAGGCTCGGCGGGTGGGAACTTTTTCGGGGTCATCTCGTAAGATAGTTATGGATTCCCAAAGGACGGTGCGTCGCATGGCGACATTGCTCAAAGAGCTGCGGCTGGACCGCGGAATCTCCCAGCGGCAGCTTGCCGATCATGCCGGCGTCAACGCTTCGGTCGTCCATCGGGCCGAGCGGGGCGAAGACGCCAAGCTCTCGACCTGGGGCAAGCTCTTTGAGGGGCTGGGCTATCGCCTCCGGATCGACGCAACGGAGCTTGCCGAGGAAGTCGGCGAGCTTCTTGCCGAGGAGCGCGACCGCAGGCGGGAAAGGCGCTCGCAAGGTCTTTGCGCGGGCAAGCGTCGTTTCTATTGACCGCATGACGAGGGTGTAAGGCCGGCTGCCTACAAATTTTCGGCGCACCCCCGTTGTGCCCCGTCTCGGATTTTTGTAATATTTACGAATGCCTCAGAAATCCTACATGCAAAGTCCCATAACCGCGCCCAACGAGAGGCGCCGGCACCTCATCGACGCCAAGGGCCAGGTCCTGGGCCGCATGGCGACGCGCGCGGCCACCTTGCTGCGCGGCAAACACAAGCCGACCTACACCGCCTTCGTGGACTGCGGCGACTACGTCGTCATCACCAACGCCGCGCTCATACGCCTGACCGGCAACAAGCTGGATCAGA
Encoded here:
- a CDS encoding OmpH family outer membrane protein, translating into MKTRLLAAAVLLGLSWPVRVGAIELSLEENKAERGNIGYVDTQRIFKLFPETLKAKENFEEAVRQAEDQVNLRKAEALRLRKELDALKVEREVLARSTPMAPAAPPPVSTHAAAAVPAVISAAAAAMPVVASTAAAAVPIVKSTAAAAAPIVLSTAAAAQPLIINLPGATTGPVVVAPPAGPPAAPAPTITTAAVLPVAPLAAAPLVSTAAALAALDEKIAQKTREFERKQAQARDEQESAEKNLLDLESRKSEILLGKIYKAVQEVARREGVSVVVDKTGILYGHNAVDLTEKVLKYLKGG
- the lpxD gene encoding UDP-3-O-(3-hydroxymyristoyl)glucosamine N-acyltransferase, whose amino-acid sequence is MGINEATTLTLGQTAAEIAELVGGELQGEAGLMITGIKGLHEAGPQDLSYLDLAHAKYLAAAAATKAGCVLLPAANRQIACPTQARIYVPDTQYAVTLVLDLLASRRSKAPVGIDPRAQVHSEARLGAGVSVGPFTVIERGAGIGDGAVIAAQCYIGENARIGSSSRLYPQVTVREDCVIGDRCILHAGVVVGADGYGFHTDRKTGRHRKIQQLGNVVVQDDVEIGANTTLDRGKLPSDSTTIGAGTKIDNLVQIGHNCRIGRGCLIVAQVGIAGSTTIGDFVVLGGQVGIAGHLRIGDGVQIGAQSGIMTDVAPGQILFGYPARPHREAFKLQALYAKLPEMHAALRELRRKLGIGTDGPAQKPEA
- the lpxC gene encoding UDP-3-O-acyl-N-acetylglucosamine deacetylase codes for the protein MTLNPRQTTLREETTLKGVGLHTGNRSQITFRPAPANAGLRFFRTDLPGMPMIPARLEFVITTVRGTNLGLGEAKVHTVEHVLSACTGVGLDNADILVSANEPPILDGSALPFVQALRKAGLADLAAPRRGQRIPGEVVYADGAARYRAVPAPDFAITATLIHDHPLMPRMTQTIRLDAQTYLSEVAPARTFCFEHEVAFLRSQGLAQGGSLDNAIVIGKDKFHTNGEGLRFPDEFVRHKMLDLVGDLTLIGRPLFKMHIEAQCLGHAHNVEFAKRLAAAAASLRRKSVSVEA
- the fabZ gene encoding 3-hydroxyacyl-ACP dehydratase FabZ, whose product is MHEERTEPKDLPPIVKTMDIKAIRKAIPHRYPFLLVDKVELLEGGKLVIGTKCVSGNEPFFAGHFPEHPVMPGVLIMEAMAQTAAAMVLSRPDFAGRLAYFMGIDEAKFRLPVFPGSVLRMHLEAQRMGRIGKFRGDAYVDGKLAAEATLTFAVVDKEA
- the lpxA gene encoding acyl-ACP--UDP-N-acetylglucosamine O-acyltransferase produces the protein MMSIHATAVVHPTAKLDPSVEVGPHAVIGPETVIGPGCLIGPHCVVEYATLGRENRLVASCFVGGPPQDLHYKGEPTRLVMGDRNIVREGVTLNRGTTATNETRIGSGCLFMALSHVAHDCRVGNNVIMANATGLAGHVQIADGAILSTMIGVHQFTRIGRLVMVSAGSMIGKDIPPFCVAQGDRAHLRGLNIIGLRRAGFTPAVIRALKNAYVDLFQPGLRLEEAAAKLRASNPGPEVTEFLDFISQGKRGITRPKAGAVEEEEAAV
- the lpxI gene encoding UDP-2,3-diacylglucosamine diphosphatase LpxI (LpxI, functionally equivalent to LpxH, replaces it in LPS biosynthesis in a minority of bacteria.); translated protein: MLAGSGRFPLLFAAEARRMSVPVVALGIKDVTDPALEGLAGKVQYFPLGQLSKPIAALKAAGVRRAVMVGKVQHVSLFGGVMPDLRAIKVLASLKDKRTDTILRAVADEFAKDGIELLSSATFLSHLLVPQGPLTRRRPTAAELADFRLGWSAAKAVAGFDIGQTVVVKDGAVIAVEAMEGTDAAILRARDLARSQGRETALTVVKVAKPRQDLRFDIPVLGLDSLAIFAEAGVSAVAVEAGTTLIFDKDEFLRRADGQKLAVVGLPAGGPEGAI
- a CDS encoding Gfo/Idh/MocA family oxidoreductase, which encodes MTHDSRIKIGVLGAGKIGTLHAKVLTKTPDFELVGVCDTNLWRAQLAAWQCNTVAVRDYRDVIAKSDAVIVGVPTPLHHEVGLAAIRAGKHVLIEKPLASSVDEAKELLAEAEAHNVVLMVGHVERFNPVVLEALKHIRNPRFITVERLGPYDPRMSHIGVVLDLMIHDLDILLTLVGSPVDSLEAVGAHLLSQKEDIANVRVRFKSGCIADLTASRISLDKSRKLRVFQKDSYISVDYGNTTIKIARKKSAVIKSLKDIEVIRPKFVKTEPLRNEHLHFLDCIRHHRKPWPSGEHGIEALKLALQISEELQRYEVSDYAETRSLVPPWAQDLGRIAKSVSKDILRGD
- the lpxB gene encoding lipid-A-disaccharide synthase, with protein sequence MDRPLILIVAGDPSGDLHGAALARELKSGGARVAAVGGPLLRREADEFLEDLASHAITGFWEPVAKVGFLLRLGLRLKRYLIACRPAALVCIDYYGFNRRVLGLAKAAGVPAYYFISPQVWASRAGRINTLKRLVRRMLVIFPFEAKLYSAAGVPCTFVGHPLLDLIPAPADRPALKPPFTIGLLPGSRSTEVRRHLPVFLEAFQRLRQIFPGSQAVIFASPHLPDSAYAPAAGLAELVREEGYTRRAALDLAMSSSGTATLENALLGVPMVVVYKMSWPTYAVARSIIQVKYIAMANLLAGRGLVPELIQADATPQKVADAARALLGEPGRYARLRQDLLSLRGVLGEPGAARRAAGEVLAGLGAKAVRA
- a CDS encoding ABC transporter transmembrane domain-containing protein, giving the protein MNVPARFGPYLRPHRRRFAWAVAAMCAVAAFNGGAVLLLKPIVDRIFIARDLRMLWLAVLAVPLLMAGKTAVSYVQNYLMSWIGQSVTQSIREDLFRNLLLSPPRLAGSRKGAEVLSRVTNDLAIMQTELVSVPLYLIRDSMTLVFLSISLLYLDWRLALLALAGTPATVVAFVILSRKMRRYSLQSQAVMERLTDRFEASLSGASTLDEFQKENAVFFSLMMRYLRATALAAPLMELCGSLAVAALLYFGGREVINGQMTPGAFFAFLGAFLSAYAPIKNLARTNSDLQRALASGERIFELLDRAPAAAVEAR
- a CDS encoding RelA/SpoT family protein, translating into MTPLGKEQLIAQFAAYAQHVDTAILGKAYDFSVRAHADQERASGEVYFVHCQSVATSLVEWKMDLPTICAGLLHDTLEDTPVTQEAMQAEFGEEITRLVLGVTKLERLQYSSRDDVQAENWRKMLLATAQDIRVIVIKLADRLHNMRTLGYLPEDKRQRIAHETVALYAPLAHRLGMFQLKGELEDLGFKHLWPKEFADLEAKVNAMMTAREATLKKFKESLEKALADTQIAHRILSRSKSLYSIYGKMQRQKKPFEEIQDALGVRIITDTISNCYALLGVVHTQFKPVAGSFTDYISIPKMNLYQSLHTTVMGPGGELVEIQLRTEEMHRTAEYGIAAHWRYKTAEHAKDAHLEEKLNWLRQWIEWLQDLKSPREFLDSLKTDLELNQVFVFTPAGEVKPLPAGSTPLDFAFAVHTDIGYSCVGAHVNNKMVRLDYQLKSGDICKIITKRGSLPKKDWLMFVKTARARSKIRHFLREKGIVA
- a CDS encoding helix-turn-helix transcriptional regulator, which gives rise to MATLLKELRLDRGISQRQLADHAGVNASVVHRAERGEDAKLSTWGKLFEGLGYRLRIDATELAEEVGELLAEERDRRRERRSQGLCAGKRRFY